The Parus major isolate Abel chromosome 5, Parus_major1.1, whole genome shotgun sequence genome contains a region encoding:
- the CHST1 gene encoding carbohydrate sulfotransferase 1, with product MQCSWKAVLLLALASIAIQYTAIRTFTAKSFHSCPIPNPVNCSLSQDTDVADRLCDENPTFPYNLSRKTHVLILATTRSGSSFVGQLFNQHFDVFYLFEPLYHVQYTLIPKLTQSKSTTDRRVMLGASRDLLRSLYDCDLYFLENYIKPQPVNHTTDRLFRRGASKALCSPPVCESLGAVDLHLEEGDCVKKCGTLNLTLATESCREHGHVAIKTVRVPEVNDLRALVEDPRLNLKVIQLVRDPRGILASRSETFRDTYRLWRIWDGTGRKPYNLDVTQLTTVCEDFWNSVSTGLNRPPWLKGKYMLVRYEDLARNPMKKTEEIYDFLGIPMDSNVERWIQNNTRGDRSSSKHKYGTVRNSAATAEKWRFRLSYEIVAFTQHACQQVLAQLGYKTAGSEEELKNLSISLVEERDFLPFS from the coding sequence ATGCAATGTTCCTGGAAGGCTGTACTCCTCCTAGCCTTGGCATCCATTGCAATCCAGTACACAGCAATCCGGACCTTCACTGCCAAGTCCTTCCACAGCTGCCCCATCCCTAATCCTGTGAACTGCAGCCTGAGCCAGGACACCGATGTGGCTGACAGGCTGTGCGATGAGAATCCCACTTTCCCATATAACCTCTCCAGGAAGACTCATGTTCTCATCCTTGCCACCACCCGCAGCGGCTCCTCATTTGTTGGGCAGCTGTTCAATCAGCACTTCGATGTCTTCTATTTATTTGAGCCCCTCTACCACGTCCAGTACACCCTGATCCCAAAGCTGACCCAGAGCAAGAGTACGACAGACAGGCGGGTCATGCTGGGGGCCAGCCGAGACCTGCTGAGGAGCCTGTATGACTGCGACCTCTACTTCCTGGAGAACTACATCAAGCCCCAGCCAGTCAACCACACCACCGACCGCCTCTTCCGCAGGGGAGCCAGCAAGGCCCTGTGCTCACCACCTGTATGTGAgtccctgggagctgtggatCTCCACTTGGAGGAAGGAGACTGCGTGAAGAAGTGTGGGACCTTGAACCTGACGCTGGCCACTGAGTCCTGCAGAGAGCACGGCCACGTGGCCATCAAAACCGTACGGGTGCCCGAGGTCAATGACCTCCGGGCCCTGGTGGAGGACCCGCGGCTGAACTTGAAGGTCATCCAGCTGGTGAGGGACCCCCGGGGGATCCTGGCATCCCGGAGCGAGACCTTCCGAGACACCTACAGGCTCTGGAGGATCTGGGATGGCACCGGCAGGAAGCCATACAACCTGGACGTGACCCAGCTCACCACAGTGTGCGAGGACTTCTGGAACTCTGTGTCCACCGGCCTCAACCGGCCACCATGGCTCAAAGGCAAGTACATGCTGGTGCGGTACGAAGACCTGGCCAGGAACCCCATGAAAAAGACTGAGGAGATCTATGATTTCCTGGGCATCCCCATGGACAGCAACGTGGAGCGCTGGATACAGAACAACACCCGAGGAGACAGGTCCTCCTCCAAACACAAGTATGGGACGGTGCGCAACTCGGCGGCAACGGCGGAGAAGTGGCGCTTCCGTCTGTCCTACGAGATCGTGGCGTTCACCCAGCACGCCTGCCAGCAGGTGCTGGCGCAGCTTGGCTACAAAACTGCTGGCTctgaggaggagctgaagaACCTCTCCATCAGCCTGGTGGAGGAGAGAGacttcctgcccttctcctaa